From a single Osmerus eperlanus chromosome 8, fOsmEpe2.1, whole genome shotgun sequence genomic region:
- the LOC134024580 gene encoding enoyl-[acyl-carrier-protein] reductase, mitochondrial — protein MRRVLVRFTQGRELLLGQRGRQAPGPGIGAFHLHHTCSALVYRHHGDLLDLVRMEQMSLPALGPHSIRLKMLAAPINPADINMLQGTYPIRPPLPSVGGNEGVGEVVEVGSDVINLRPGNWAIPWDAGFGTWRTEVVCEEEDLLQVPRQLSVLEAATVAVNPCTAYRMLHDVTQLSPGSCVIQNGANSAVGQAVIQIASTLGLKTINIIRDRANQQEVKEELKHMGADLVVTEEELYNGRGQALQGLPRPVLGLNCVGGRSGGLVLAQLREGATMVTYGGMSRKPLLVPTGCLIFNNLKLRGFWMTQWKRDNRHDMMRLQNMVTAVCGLLLSGKLRPPRCVPVPFSQYRQALQATSHAHSRKHVLMM, from the exons ATGAGGAGGGTTCTGGTCAGATTTACCCAGGGGAGAGAGCTCCTCctggggcagagaggcagacaagcCCCAGGTCCTGGCATTGGAGCCTTCCACCTGCACCACACCTGCTCAGCACTGGTCTACAGACACCATGGAGACCTGCTGGATTTGGTCAG GATGGAGCAGATGTCTCTTCCAGCCCTGGGGCCTCATAGCATCAGACTGAAGATGCTGGCAGCTCCTATCAACCCTGCAGACATCAACATGCTGCAAg GCACCTACCCCATCaggcctccccttccctctgtgGGGGGAAatgaaggggtgggggaggtggtggaggtggggagtgaTGTCATCAATCTGCGACCAGGAAACTGGGCCATTCCCTGGGATGCCGGGTTTG gtacgtGGAGGAcggaggtggtgtgtgaggaggaggatctCCTCCAGGTGCCCAGACAGCTGTCAGTCCTGGAGGCCGCCACAGTGGCAGTGAACCCCTGCACTGCCTACCGCATGCTGCACGACGTCACCCAGCTCT ccccaggcTCCTGTGTGATCCAGAATGGGGCCAACAGTGCTGTGGGTCAAGCAGTGATTCAGATAGCTTCAACTCTGGGGCTGAAGACCATCAACATCATCAGAGACAG AGCTAATCagcaggaggtgaaggaggagcttAAGCATATGGGGGCAGACCTGGTTGTCACAGAGGAGGAGCTATATAATGGGCGGGGCCAGGCCCTACAG GGTCTGCCTCGACCAGTCCTGGGGCTGAACTGTGTGGGGGGTCGGAGCGGTGGGCTGGTCCTCGCCCAGCTACG AGAGGGCGCTACCATGGTAACATATGGAGGGATGTCCAGGAAACCTCTCCTGGTACCTACT ggctGTCTGATCTTCAACAACCTCAAGCTCCGCGGCTTCTGGATGACACAGTGGAAGAGGGACAACAGACATG ATATGATGCGTCTTCAAAACATGGTGACAGCAGTGTGTGGTCTACTGCTCAGTGGCAAGCTCCGCCCCCCTCGCTGTGTCCCGGTGCCTTTCAGCCAATACAGACAAGCCCTCCAGGCAACAAGTCACGCCCACTCCAGAAAGCATGTGTTAATGATGtag